The following proteins are co-located in the Pan troglodytes isolate AG18354 chromosome 5, NHGRI_mPanTro3-v2.0_pri, whole genome shotgun sequence genome:
- the VIP gene encoding VIP peptides isoform X3, whose translation MDTRNKAQLLVLLTLLSVLFSQTSAWPLYRAPSALRLGDRIPFEGANEPDQVSLKEDIDMLQNALAENDTPYYDVSRNARHADGVFTSDFSKLLGQLSAKKYLESLMGKRVSNISEDPVPVKRHSDAVFTDNYTRLRKQMAVKKYLNSILNGKRSSEGESPDFPEELEK comes from the exons ATGGACACCAGAAATAAGGCCCAGCTCCTTGTGCTCCTGACTCTTCTCAGTGTGCTCTTCTCGCAGACGTCGGCATGGCCTCTTTACAGGGCACCTTCTGCTCTCAG GTTGGGTGACAGAATACCCTTTGAGGGAGCAAATGAACCTGATCAAGTTTCATTAAAAGAAGACATTGACATGTTGCAAAATGCATTAGCTGAAAATGACACACCCTATTATGATGTATCCAg aAATGCCAGGCATGCTGATGGAGTTTTCACCAGTGACTTCAGTAAACTCTTGGGTCAACTTTCTGCCAAAAAGTACCTTGAGTCTCTTATGGGAAAACGTGTTAG TAACATCTCAGAAGACCCTGTACCAGTCAAACGTCACTCAGATGCAGTCTTCACCGACAACTATACCCGCCTTAGAAAACAAATGGctgtaaagaaatatttgaacTCAATTCTGAATGGAAAGAGgag CAGTGAGGGAGAATCTCCCGACTTTCCAGAAGAGttagaaaaatga
- the VIP gene encoding VIP peptides isoform X2 has product MDTRNKAQLLVLLTLLSVLFSQTSAWPLYRAPSALRLGDRIPFEGANEPDQVSLKEDIDMLQNALAENDTPYYDVSRNARHADGVFTSDFSKLLGQLSAKKYLESLMGKRVSSNISEDPVPVKRHSDAVFTDNYTRLRKQMAVKKYLNSILNGKRSEGESPDFPEELEK; this is encoded by the exons ATGGACACCAGAAATAAGGCCCAGCTCCTTGTGCTCCTGACTCTTCTCAGTGTGCTCTTCTCGCAGACGTCGGCATGGCCTCTTTACAGGGCACCTTCTGCTCTCAG GTTGGGTGACAGAATACCCTTTGAGGGAGCAAATGAACCTGATCAAGTTTCATTAAAAGAAGACATTGACATGTTGCAAAATGCATTAGCTGAAAATGACACACCCTATTATGATGTATCCAg aAATGCCAGGCATGCTGATGGAGTTTTCACCAGTGACTTCAGTAAACTCTTGGGTCAACTTTCTGCCAAAAAGTACCTTGAGTCTCTTATGGGAAAACGTGTTAG CAGTAACATCTCAGAAGACCCTGTACCAGTCAAACGTCACTCAGATGCAGTCTTCACCGACAACTATACCCGCCTTAGAAAACAAATGGctgtaaagaaatatttgaacTCAATTCTGAATGGAAAGAGgag TGAGGGAGAATCTCCCGACTTTCCAGAAGAGttagaaaaatga
- the VIP gene encoding VIP peptides isoform X4, which produces MDTRNKAQLLVLLTLLSVLFSQTSAWPLYRAPSALRLGDRIPFEGANEPDQVSLKEDIDMLQNALAENDTPYYDVSRNARHADGVFTSDFSKLLGQLSAKKYLESLMGKRVSNISEDPVPVKRHSDAVFTDNYTRLRKQMAVKKYLNSILNGKRSEGESPDFPEELEK; this is translated from the exons ATGGACACCAGAAATAAGGCCCAGCTCCTTGTGCTCCTGACTCTTCTCAGTGTGCTCTTCTCGCAGACGTCGGCATGGCCTCTTTACAGGGCACCTTCTGCTCTCAG GTTGGGTGACAGAATACCCTTTGAGGGAGCAAATGAACCTGATCAAGTTTCATTAAAAGAAGACATTGACATGTTGCAAAATGCATTAGCTGAAAATGACACACCCTATTATGATGTATCCAg aAATGCCAGGCATGCTGATGGAGTTTTCACCAGTGACTTCAGTAAACTCTTGGGTCAACTTTCTGCCAAAAAGTACCTTGAGTCTCTTATGGGAAAACGTGTTAG TAACATCTCAGAAGACCCTGTACCAGTCAAACGTCACTCAGATGCAGTCTTCACCGACAACTATACCCGCCTTAGAAAACAAATGGctgtaaagaaatatttgaacTCAATTCTGAATGGAAAGAGgag TGAGGGAGAATCTCCCGACTTTCCAGAAGAGttagaaaaatga
- the VIP gene encoding VIP peptides isoform X1 produces MDTRNKAQLLVLLTLLSVLFSQTSAWPLYRAPSALRLGDRIPFEGANEPDQVSLKEDIDMLQNALAENDTPYYDVSRNARHADGVFTSDFSKLLGQLSAKKYLESLMGKRVSSNISEDPVPVKRHSDAVFTDNYTRLRKQMAVKKYLNSILNGKRSSEGESPDFPEELEK; encoded by the exons ATGGACACCAGAAATAAGGCCCAGCTCCTTGTGCTCCTGACTCTTCTCAGTGTGCTCTTCTCGCAGACGTCGGCATGGCCTCTTTACAGGGCACCTTCTGCTCTCAG GTTGGGTGACAGAATACCCTTTGAGGGAGCAAATGAACCTGATCAAGTTTCATTAAAAGAAGACATTGACATGTTGCAAAATGCATTAGCTGAAAATGACACACCCTATTATGATGTATCCAg aAATGCCAGGCATGCTGATGGAGTTTTCACCAGTGACTTCAGTAAACTCTTGGGTCAACTTTCTGCCAAAAAGTACCTTGAGTCTCTTATGGGAAAACGTGTTAG CAGTAACATCTCAGAAGACCCTGTACCAGTCAAACGTCACTCAGATGCAGTCTTCACCGACAACTATACCCGCCTTAGAAAACAAATGGctgtaaagaaatatttgaacTCAATTCTGAATGGAAAGAGgag CAGTGAGGGAGAATCTCCCGACTTTCCAGAAGAGttagaaaaatga